A section of the Thauera chlorobenzoica genome encodes:
- a CDS encoding heterodisulfide reductase-related iron-sulfur binding cluster, with the protein MSKREGSLEAPRRHPIAWREDSYYDEGKVLEEMERVFGICHGCRRCVNLCNAFPTLFDLVDASSTMEIDGVAKKDYSKVVDQCYLCDICFMTKCPYVPPHEWDIDFPHLMLRAKAVKFRKGEVRFRDKLLTSTDALGKLAAIPVVAQTVNAANRNGVARGVLQSVLGVDRRRELPPYAPVRFRAKARLGATWPVRDGERTPGKVAIFSTCYINYNEPGIGHDLVAVLTHNEIPSVLVPQEACCGMPKLELGDLEGVDRLKRRNIPALAKLARGGYAILAPVPSCALMFKQELPLLYPDDKDVAAVAEAMFDPFEYFILRHRDGLLKTDFTRQLGKVAYHIPCHGRVQNVGQKTRETLQLIPGTEVATIERCAGHDGTWGVKTEYFEQSMKIGRPVFRQMAQAEPDFISSDCPIAGRHIQQGIRDSGTKLGATKAHPLTLLRMAYGLEEGAR; encoded by the coding sequence ATGAGCAAGCGCGAGGGAAGTCTCGAGGCGCCCAGGCGGCATCCGATCGCCTGGCGCGAGGACAGCTACTACGACGAAGGCAAGGTGCTCGAGGAAATGGAACGGGTGTTCGGCATCTGTCACGGATGCCGGCGCTGTGTGAACCTGTGCAACGCCTTTCCGACCCTGTTCGATCTGGTCGATGCGAGCAGCACCATGGAAATCGACGGGGTGGCGAAGAAGGACTACTCGAAAGTGGTCGACCAGTGCTACCTGTGCGACATCTGCTTCATGACGAAATGTCCCTACGTGCCGCCGCACGAGTGGGATATCGATTTTCCGCACCTGATGCTGCGGGCGAAAGCGGTAAAGTTCCGCAAGGGCGAAGTCCGGTTCCGCGACAAGCTGCTCACCAGTACCGATGCCCTTGGCAAGCTGGCGGCGATTCCGGTGGTGGCGCAGACGGTTAATGCGGCCAACCGCAACGGCGTCGCGCGCGGCGTGCTGCAGTCGGTGCTGGGCGTGGACAGGCGGCGCGAACTGCCGCCTTATGCACCGGTGAGATTCCGCGCCAAGGCACGGCTCGGTGCCACCTGGCCGGTGCGCGACGGCGAGCGCACTCCGGGCAAGGTGGCGATCTTCTCGACCTGCTACATCAACTACAACGAGCCCGGCATCGGCCATGACCTGGTGGCGGTGCTGACGCACAACGAGATCCCGTCGGTGCTGGTGCCGCAGGAAGCGTGCTGCGGCATGCCCAAGCTCGAACTGGGCGATCTCGAGGGGGTCGATCGGCTGAAGCGGCGCAACATCCCGGCGTTGGCCAAGCTCGCCCGCGGGGGATACGCGATCCTCGCGCCGGTGCCCTCCTGTGCGTTGATGTTCAAGCAGGAGCTGCCCTTGCTTTACCCCGACGACAAGGACGTCGCGGCGGTCGCCGAGGCGATGTTCGACCCCTTCGAGTACTTCATCCTGCGCCACCGCGATGGGTTGCTGAAGACCGATTTCACGCGCCAACTGGGGAAGGTCGCCTACCACATTCCCTGCCATGGCCGGGTGCAGAACGTGGGCCAGAAGACGCGCGAGACCCTGCAGCTGATTCCGGGGACCGAGGTCGCGACGATCGAGCGCTGTGCGGGCCATGACGGCACCTGGGGGGTCAAGACGGAATACTTCGAGCAGTCGATGAAGATCGGCAGGCCGGTCTTTCGCCAGATGGCGCAGGCAGAACCCGATTTCATCAGCTCCGACTGTCCGATTGCCGGGCGCCATATCCAGCAGGGGATTCGCGACAGCGGAACGAAGCTTGGCGCGACGAAGGCCCATCCGCTGACCCTGTTGCGGATGGCCTACGGCCTGGAGGAGGGGGCGCGATGA
- a CDS encoding proline--tRNA ligase, which produces MRASQFHLSTLKEAPSDAEVVSQKLMLRAGMIRKAAAGIYSYMPLGLRAIRKVETIIREEMDRAGAMELIMPLVQPAELWQETGRWDKMGAEMLRLKDRHERDFALQPTSEEVVTDIARQELKSYRQLPKNFYQIQIKFRDERRPRFGVMRGREFTMKDAYSFDRSAEAAGRSYDIMFATYKRIFDRLGLEYRAVAADTGAIGGDRSHEFQVIADTGEDAIVYCPGSDYAANIELAEALPLLARRAEATKPLEKTPTPGKASCADVAQLLGVPLATTVKSLVLATDDVDEKGNLAGVTVWLLLVRGDHALNEVKAGKLEGLKAGFRFATETEIVDHFGCKPGYLGPIGVSKPVRVIADRTVAHMADFICGANAEDFHYTGANWGRDLPEPDLVADLRDVVEGDPSPDGRGVLAIQRGIEVGHVFYLGTKYSKAMNATFLDEDGKPKHFEMGCYGIGVTRILGAAIEQNHDTRGIIWPGAIAPFEVVICPVGWSKSQAVRDEAQKLYDALTATGADVILDDRDERPGVMFADWELIGVPHRVTIGDRGLKEGMVEYQGRRDPEAARLPVGDVLGHVLDRLRRS; this is translated from the coding sequence ATGCGCGCCAGCCAGTTCCACCTGTCCACCCTCAAGGAAGCCCCCTCCGACGCCGAAGTCGTCAGCCAGAAGCTGATGCTGCGCGCCGGCATGATCCGCAAGGCCGCCGCCGGCATCTACAGTTACATGCCGCTGGGCCTGCGTGCGATCCGCAAGGTCGAAACGATCATCCGCGAAGAGATGGACCGCGCCGGCGCGATGGAGCTGATCATGCCGCTGGTGCAGCCGGCCGAGTTGTGGCAGGAGACCGGGCGCTGGGACAAGATGGGGGCGGAAATGCTGCGCCTGAAGGATCGCCACGAACGCGACTTCGCCCTGCAGCCTACCTCCGAGGAAGTCGTCACCGACATCGCCCGCCAGGAACTGAAGAGCTACCGCCAGCTGCCGAAGAACTTCTACCAGATCCAGATCAAGTTCCGCGACGAACGCCGGCCGCGCTTCGGCGTCATGCGCGGGCGCGAATTCACCATGAAGGACGCCTACTCCTTCGACCGCAGCGCGGAAGCCGCGGGGCGCAGCTACGACATCATGTTCGCCACGTACAAGCGCATCTTCGACCGCCTCGGCCTCGAATACCGCGCGGTGGCGGCCGACACCGGTGCCATCGGCGGCGACCGCTCGCACGAATTCCAGGTCATCGCCGACACCGGCGAAGACGCCATCGTCTACTGCCCCGGCTCCGACTACGCCGCCAACATCGAGCTCGCCGAAGCCCTGCCGCTACTCGCCCGCCGCGCCGAGGCCACGAAGCCCCTGGAAAAGACCCCGACCCCGGGCAAGGCCAGTTGCGCGGACGTCGCCCAACTGCTCGGCGTACCGCTCGCCACCACGGTCAAGTCGCTGGTGCTCGCCACCGACGACGTCGATGAGAAAGGCAACCTGGCCGGCGTCACCGTGTGGCTGCTGCTGGTGCGCGGCGACCATGCGCTGAACGAAGTCAAGGCAGGCAAGCTGGAAGGTCTGAAGGCCGGCTTCCGCTTCGCCACCGAAACCGAGATCGTCGACCACTTCGGCTGCAAGCCGGGCTACCTCGGCCCGATCGGGGTGAGCAAGCCGGTCAGGGTCATCGCCGACCGCACGGTCGCCCACATGGCCGACTTCATCTGCGGCGCCAACGCCGAGGACTTCCACTACACCGGCGCGAACTGGGGCCGTGACCTGCCCGAGCCCGACCTGGTGGCCGACCTCCGCGACGTCGTCGAGGGCGACCCCAGCCCGGACGGCCGCGGCGTGCTCGCCATCCAGCGCGGCATCGAGGTCGGCCACGTGTTCTATCTGGGCACCAAGTACTCGAAAGCGATGAACGCCACCTTCCTCGACGAGGACGGCAAGCCCAAGCACTTCGAGATGGGCTGCTACGGCATCGGCGTGACCCGCATCCTGGGCGCCGCGATCGAACAGAACCACGACACCCGCGGCATCATCTGGCCGGGCGCGATCGCGCCTTTCGAAGTGGTGATCTGCCCGGTCGGCTGGAGCAAGTCGCAGGCGGTGCGCGACGAGGCACAGAAGCTCTACGACGCGCTCACCGCCACTGGCGCCGATGTCATCCTCGACGACCGCGACGAGCGTCCGGGGGTGATGTTCGCCGACTGGGAACTGATCGGGGTGCCGCACCGCGTCACCATCGGCGATCGCGGCCTGAAGGAGGGGATGGTCGAATACCAGGGGCGGCGCGACCCCGAAGCCGCCAGGCTACCCGTGGGTGACGTTCTCGGTCACGTCCTCGACCGCCTGCGCCGGAGCTGA
- a CDS encoding bactofilin family protein yields the protein MFNKPNLFHKAEKSPATRSSPGPFGSTASTSGTVTSVTHPAPVTTGEAAAKASGSVTESTPLGGTSPAGGSRLIVGPEVKLKGAEIHDCDTLVVEGRVEATMDSRVLRIAEKGAYKGSVGIDIAEIHGHFEGELTARQQLLIHSTGRVSGKIRYGKILIEEGGDISGDVQSLSSAGKEGLRAVDAKGPESRPLAAVAG from the coding sequence ATGTTCAACAAGCCCAATCTGTTCCATAAGGCCGAGAAAAGCCCCGCCACCCGCAGCAGCCCGGGTCCGTTTGGAAGCACCGCCTCGACCAGCGGCACGGTGACGTCCGTCACGCATCCGGCGCCGGTGACTACGGGCGAGGCCGCGGCGAAGGCGAGCGGGTCGGTTACGGAAAGCACTCCGCTCGGCGGAACGAGTCCTGCGGGCGGGAGCCGGCTGATCGTCGGCCCGGAAGTCAAGCTCAAGGGCGCGGAAATCCATGACTGCGACACCCTGGTGGTGGAAGGGCGGGTCGAGGCGACGATGGACAGCCGCGTGCTCCGCATCGCCGAGAAGGGCGCCTACAAGGGGTCGGTGGGCATCGATATCGCCGAGATCCACGGCCATTTCGAGGGCGAACTGACCGCGCGCCAGCAGTTGCTGATCCACTCGACCGGGCGCGTCAGCGGCAAGATCCGCTACGGCAAGATCCTGATCGAGGAGGGGGGGGATATCTCCGGCGATGTGCAGTCGCTGAGTTCGGCGGGCAAGGAAGGACTGCGTGCGGTCGACGCCAAGGGGCCCGAGTCGCGTCCGCTCGCCGCGGTCGCCGGCTGA
- a CDS encoding sigma 54-interacting transcriptional regulator — MSTTMTVAAAAGARLLLIDDDTDLLRRLSLHLRASGYRVVTATSARHARARLGTRRFDLVLSDVHLPDGDGLALFEDIRRQHPALPVILLTAHGSIPDAVEATSRGVAGYLTKPFDSQTLLRHIGQALQFAAPTAAAPSPGDAAWRAGIISRSMRMHTLLDEARLIAASDASVLIRGDSGTGKELLARAIHLASPRAAAPFVAINCGAIPEPLLESELFGHVRGAFTGATSAHPGLIQAAHRGTLFLDEIGDMPPALQVKLLRVLQERAVRPVGATRAAAVDLRILSATHHDLDAALAAGQFREDLYYRINVVHLELPTLAERREDIPLLAEHFLRQLTQKYGKRLSGFAPDALEALASANWPGNVRQLQNVVEQVCALTTTALIPRTLVDRALRVKPVDALGYAGAKQRFERNYLIQLLKLTAGNVSEAARLAERNRTEFYRLLQRHGLTPDLFRGDGPDIEP, encoded by the coding sequence ATGAGCACCACGATGACCGTGGCCGCAGCGGCTGGCGCCCGCCTGCTGTTGATCGACGACGACACCGATCTACTGCGCCGGTTGTCGCTGCACCTGCGCGCCAGCGGCTACCGCGTCGTCACCGCGACCAGCGCCCGGCACGCGCGCGCGCGCCTCGGCACCCGGCGGTTCGACCTCGTGCTGAGCGACGTCCACCTGCCCGATGGCGACGGCCTTGCCCTGTTCGAGGACATCCGCCGCCAGCACCCCGCCCTGCCGGTGATCCTGCTCACCGCCCACGGCAGCATCCCCGACGCGGTCGAAGCAACCTCGCGCGGCGTCGCCGGCTATCTCACCAAACCCTTCGACAGCCAGACCCTGCTGCGCCACATCGGCCAGGCACTGCAGTTCGCCGCACCCACCGCCGCAGCCCCGTCCCCTGGCGATGCGGCCTGGCGCGCCGGCATCATCAGCCGCAGCATGCGCATGCACACCCTGCTCGACGAGGCCCGGTTGATCGCCGCCTCGGACGCCAGCGTGCTGATCCGCGGCGACAGTGGTACCGGCAAGGAACTGCTGGCGCGCGCGATCCATCTTGCCAGCCCACGTGCCGCCGCCCCCTTCGTCGCGATCAACTGCGGCGCGATCCCCGAGCCGCTGCTCGAGTCCGAGCTCTTCGGTCACGTGCGCGGCGCCTTCACCGGCGCCACCAGCGCCCACCCCGGCCTGATCCAGGCCGCGCATCGCGGCACCTTGTTCCTCGACGAGATCGGCGACATGCCCCCTGCGCTGCAGGTCAAGCTGCTGCGCGTGCTGCAGGAGCGCGCCGTGCGCCCGGTCGGAGCGACCCGCGCGGCGGCAGTCGACCTGCGCATCCTGTCGGCCACCCACCACGACCTCGATGCTGCCCTGGCAGCGGGCCAGTTCCGCGAGGACCTCTACTACCGTATCAACGTCGTCCATCTCGAACTGCCCACGCTGGCCGAGCGGCGCGAAGACATCCCGCTGCTCGCCGAACATTTCCTGCGCCAGCTCACGCAAAAGTACGGCAAGCGCCTCTCGGGCTTCGCCCCCGACGCGCTCGAGGCACTCGCCAGCGCAAACTGGCCGGGCAACGTGCGCCAACTGCAGAATGTCGTCGAACAGGTGTGTGCGCTCACCACCACCGCGCTGATTCCGCGCACGCTCGTCGACCGCGCCTTGCGCGTGAAGCCGGTCGACGCCCTCGGCTACGCCGGGGCAAAGCAGCGCTTCGAGCGAAACTACCTGATACAGCTATTGAAACTGACTGCCGGTAATGTGTCCGAAGCTGCACGGCTGGCCGAACGCAACCGTACCGAGTTCTACCGTCTGCTGCAGCGACACGGTCTGACGCCCGATCTGTTCCGCGGCGACGGGCCCGACATCGAACCATGA
- the tldD gene encoding metalloprotease TldD, producing the protein MSNNTSLLDIADRHLLSPYGLGEAELEKTFRALMRHDIDFADLYFQYQRSEAWSLEEGIVKSGSFDIEQGVGVRAISGEKTAFAYSDDISLDALLGAATTTRAIAVAGERRQVGIRRHGRENRLYRADDPLDSLDDTAKVKLLERLESLARAEDSRVTQVMAHIAGSWEVVMVARSDGHLAADVRPLVRVSLTVIMEENGRREQGSGGGGGRYDYGYFDDERLRTYARAAVHQARVNLGADPVPAGSMPVVLGPGWPGILLHEAIGHGLEGDFNRKGSSAFSGRIGQQVAAKGVTVVDDGTLPDRRGSLSIDDEGNPTERTVLIEDGILTGYLQDMMNARLMGMAPTGNGRRESFAHLPLPRMTNTYMLNGDKAPEEIIRSVKKGLYAANFGGGQVDITSGKFVFSTAEAYLIENGKVTRPVKGATLIGNGPDALTKVKMVGNDMALDPGVGTCGKDGQSVPVGVGQPTLRIDGLTVGGTA; encoded by the coding sequence ATGAGCAACAATACCTCCCTGCTGGATATCGCCGATCGTCATCTGCTGTCGCCCTATGGGCTCGGCGAGGCGGAACTGGAAAAAACCTTCCGCGCGCTGATGCGCCACGACATCGACTTCGCCGACCTGTACTTCCAGTACCAGCGCTCCGAAGCCTGGAGCCTGGAAGAAGGCATCGTCAAATCGGGCAGCTTCGACATCGAGCAGGGGGTCGGCGTGCGTGCGATCAGCGGCGAGAAGACCGCCTTCGCCTACTCGGACGACATCTCGCTGGATGCGCTGCTGGGGGCCGCGACGACGACGCGCGCGATTGCCGTCGCCGGCGAGCGGCGCCAGGTCGGCATCCGCCGGCATGGGCGCGAGAACCGCCTTTACCGCGCCGACGACCCCCTCGATTCGCTCGACGACACCGCCAAGGTGAAGCTGCTCGAACGCCTGGAAAGCCTCGCCCGCGCCGAGGATTCGCGCGTGACCCAGGTCATGGCGCATATCGCCGGTTCGTGGGAGGTGGTGATGGTGGCGCGCAGTGACGGCCACCTGGCGGCGGATGTGCGCCCGCTGGTGCGGGTGTCGCTGACCGTGATCATGGAAGAGAACGGCCGCCGCGAGCAGGGCAGTGGCGGCGGCGGCGGGCGCTACGATTACGGTTATTTCGACGACGAGCGGCTGCGTACCTACGCCCGCGCGGCAGTGCATCAGGCGCGGGTTAACCTGGGCGCCGATCCGGTGCCGGCCGGCAGCATGCCGGTGGTGCTCGGTCCGGGGTGGCCGGGGATCCTGCTCCACGAGGCGATCGGCCACGGCCTCGAAGGCGACTTCAACCGCAAGGGCAGTTCGGCGTTTTCCGGGCGCATCGGTCAGCAGGTGGCGGCGAAAGGAGTCACCGTGGTCGATGACGGCACCCTGCCCGATCGCCGCGGCTCGCTGTCGATCGACGACGAAGGCAATCCCACCGAGCGTACCGTGCTGATCGAGGACGGCATCCTCACCGGCTACCTCCAGGACATGATGAACGCCCGCCTGATGGGGATGGCGCCGACCGGCAACGGCCGGCGCGAGTCCTTCGCCCACCTGCCGCTGCCGCGCATGACCAACACCTACATGCTGAACGGCGACAAGGCGCCGGAAGAGATCATCCGCTCGGTGAAGAAGGGCTTGTATGCGGCCAATTTTGGCGGCGGCCAGGTCGATATCACGTCGGGCAAGTTCGTGTTCTCGACCGCCGAAGCCTACTTGATCGAGAACGGCAAGGTCACCCGCCCGGTGAAGGGGGCGACCCTGATCGGCAACGGCCCGGATGCGCTGACCAAGGTGAAGATGGTCGGCAACGACATGGCGCTCGACCCCGGGGTCGGCACCTGCGGCAAGGACGGCCAGAGCGTGCCGGTCGGGGTCGGCCAGCCGACGCTGCGCATCGACGGGCTGACGGTGGGCGGCACCGCCTGA
- a CDS encoding OsmC family protein, which yields MECTIKWLDGMSFIAETGTGHLVAMDGAPEAGGRNLAPRPMELMLAGAGGCTAFDVVLILKRGRQDVRGCNVRLEAERTESDPKVFTRIRFIYTITGRKLKPEAVERAIHLSAEKYCSASIMLAETAEITHDFEIVEAD from the coding sequence ATGGAATGCACCATCAAATGGCTCGACGGCATGAGCTTCATCGCCGAAACCGGGACCGGTCACCTCGTTGCCATGGATGGCGCACCCGAAGCGGGGGGGCGTAACCTGGCGCCGCGTCCAATGGAATTGATGCTTGCCGGAGCGGGCGGCTGCACTGCATTCGACGTCGTCCTGATCCTCAAGCGTGGCCGCCAGGACGTGCGCGGCTGCAACGTGCGCCTGGAAGCTGAGCGCACGGAAAGCGACCCCAAGGTGTTCACCCGCATCCGCTTCATCTACACGATCACCGGCCGCAAGCTCAAACCCGAGGCGGTCGAGCGCGCCATCCACCTCTCGGCCGAAAAATACTGCTCGGCCTCGATCATGCTGGCCGAGACTGCGGAAATCACGCACGACTTCGAGATCGTCGAGGCCGATTGA
- a CDS encoding rubrerythrin family protein, whose product MELKGSRTEENLKAAFAGESQANRRYLYFAAKADVEGQNDVAAVFRSTAEGETGHAHGHLEYLEACGDPATGLPFGATRQNLGTAIAGETHEYTDMYPGMAKAARDEGFDEIADWFETLAKAERSHANRFQKALDALVD is encoded by the coding sequence ATGGAACTGAAAGGATCCCGGACCGAAGAGAACCTGAAGGCCGCCTTCGCGGGCGAGTCCCAGGCCAACAGGCGTTATCTCTATTTCGCCGCCAAGGCCGACGTCGAGGGTCAGAACGACGTCGCCGCGGTGTTCCGCTCCACGGCTGAAGGCGAGACGGGCCATGCCCATGGCCACCTCGAGTATCTCGAGGCCTGTGGCGACCCTGCGACCGGGTTGCCGTTCGGGGCGACCCGGCAGAACCTCGGCACCGCCATCGCCGGCGAGACCCACGAGTACACCGACATGTACCCCGGAATGGCCAAGGCCGCGCGCGATGAAGGCTTCGACGAAATCGCCGACTGGTTCGAAACACTCGCCAAGGCCGAGCGCTCGCACGCCAACCGCTTCCAGAAGGCACTGGACGCCCTGGTGGATTGA
- a CDS encoding RNA pyrophosphohydrolase, giving the protein MLDREGFRPNVGIILVNARNEVFWGKRIREHSWQFPQGGIKHGESPEQAMYRELHEEVGLRPEHVKILGRTRGWLRYEVPRHWIRREWRNTYRGQKQIWFLLRLVGRDSDVSLRASSHPEFDAWRWSNYWVPLEAVIEFKRQVYQLALIELARILFRTRAFEMPESYRLPEPVEPVRVMLGASARGA; this is encoded by the coding sequence ATGCTTGATCGTGAAGGCTTTCGCCCGAACGTCGGCATCATTCTGGTGAATGCGCGCAACGAGGTGTTCTGGGGCAAGCGCATCCGCGAACATTCCTGGCAATTCCCCCAGGGCGGCATCAAGCACGGCGAGTCTCCCGAGCAGGCCATGTACCGGGAGCTCCACGAGGAGGTCGGACTGCGTCCGGAGCATGTAAAGATCCTCGGGCGCACCCGCGGCTGGCTGCGCTATGAGGTGCCCCGGCACTGGATCCGGCGTGAGTGGCGCAACACGTACCGTGGACAGAAACAGATCTGGTTTCTGCTGCGGCTGGTGGGGCGCGACTCGGACGTGTCGCTGCGTGCCAGTTCGCATCCAGAATTCGATGCCTGGCGATGGAGCAATTATTGGGTGCCGCTCGAAGCGGTGATCGAATTCAAGCGCCAGGTCTACCAGCTGGCGCTGATCGAGCTCGCCCGCATCCTCTTTCGCACGCGCGCGTTTGAAATGCCGGAAAGCTACCGCCTGCCCGAACCGGTCGAGCCGGTGCGCGTCATGCTGGGTGCGTCGGCGCGCGGGGCATAG
- a CDS encoding lytic transglycosylase domain-containing protein: protein MPGLHTRLGRIAAALCLTAASGGTMAGTQQYEPMAASVRAALHAAVSDAAAPALPIPDAGERAQWLAEMSRRLQKRIPDEAYRTELLTSIHYEATRAGLDPQLVLGLIQVESGFRKYAISSAGARGYMQIMPFWVKLIGREDDNLFHLRTNLRYGCTILRHYLDIEKGDVFRALGRYNGSLGKAQYPDLVRAAWEKHWRWEAQKFAAATPARDTAAATH, encoded by the coding sequence ATGCCCGGCCTGCATACCCGCCTGGGCCGGATCGCTGCTGCACTCTGCCTGACGGCCGCCAGTGGCGGCACGATGGCGGGCACACAGCAGTACGAACCGATGGCGGCGAGCGTGCGCGCGGCCCTGCACGCCGCGGTCAGCGACGCCGCCGCACCGGCGCTGCCGATTCCGGATGCCGGAGAACGCGCGCAATGGCTCGCCGAGATGTCGCGCAGGCTGCAAAAGCGCATCCCGGACGAAGCCTACCGCACCGAACTGCTGACTTCGATCCACTACGAAGCCACCCGCGCCGGCCTCGACCCGCAGCTGGTGCTCGGCCTGATCCAGGTCGAGAGCGGCTTTCGCAAGTACGCCATCTCGTCGGCCGGCGCCCGCGGCTACATGCAGATCATGCCGTTCTGGGTGAAGCTCATCGGCCGCGAAGACGACAACCTCTTCCACCTGCGCACCAACCTGCGCTACGGCTGCACCATCCTGCGTCACTACCTCGACATCGAAAAGGGCGACGTCTTCCGCGCCCTCGGCCGCTACAACGGCAGCCTGGGCAAGGCGCAATACCCCGATCTGGTGCGTGCAGCCTGGGAAAAACACTGGCGCTGGGAAGCCCAGAAGTTCGCCGCCGCCACCCCGGCCCGGGACACAGCGGCGGCGACGCACTGA
- a CDS encoding CNP1-like family protein gives MKSIESCMTRGGLLILALACGPAFAGLLVDADSDWKEGEVVMPPAVEEARLRAFDVGASSPNRFFVDEGSVSVGEDGVVRYALVVRTAGGAENVTFEGIRCATGERRIYASGRPEGNWVAMKKSEWQAIGGNAYNRPRAALAWDYLCDGPAPPRNRDHALQLLKQRRDHYSSGGR, from the coding sequence TTGAAATCGATCGAATCCTGTATGACCCGCGGCGGGCTGCTGATTCTGGCCCTGGCTTGCGGGCCTGCATTTGCAGGCTTGCTGGTAGATGCCGATTCCGACTGGAAGGAAGGCGAAGTGGTGATGCCGCCGGCGGTCGAGGAGGCCCGGCTGCGTGCCTTCGATGTCGGCGCGTCTTCGCCCAACCGCTTTTTTGTCGACGAGGGCAGCGTCAGTGTTGGCGAGGATGGCGTGGTGCGCTACGCCTTGGTTGTACGCACCGCGGGCGGTGCTGAAAACGTTACCTTCGAGGGGATCCGCTGTGCGACCGGCGAGCGGCGCATCTACGCAAGCGGGCGTCCTGAGGGCAACTGGGTGGCGATGAAAAAGAGCGAATGGCAAGCCATCGGGGGCAATGCCTACAACCGGCCGCGAGCGGCGCTCGCCTGGGATTACCTGTGCGACGGCCCCGCCCCACCACGCAATCGCGACCACGCATTGCAGCTGCTGAAGCAGCGTCGTGACCACTATTCGTCAGGGGGGCGCTGA
- the coq7 gene encoding 2-polyprenyl-3-methyl-6-methoxy-1,4-benzoquinone monooxygenase translates to MIDRAITEFDRALRTVFASACSVRPVPGEDLRDAELGDAGRRHAAALMRVNHVGEICAQALYQGQAMMSRDPVIRDALRQASQEETEHLAWTERRIADLGGRKSLLNPLWYGGALCLGVLAGRFGERLNLGFLAETERQVEQHLKGHLDTLPAGDLRSRAIVEQMKADEAEHADTAVRLGAHELPAPAKAAMRLGAKLMTTLAYRI, encoded by the coding sequence ATGATCGATCGGGCCATCACCGAATTCGACCGGGCGCTGCGAACCGTCTTTGCGTCGGCGTGCAGCGTTCGCCCGGTGCCAGGAGAGGACCTCCGCGACGCAGAGCTCGGCGACGCCGGGCGCCGCCATGCCGCAGCCCTGATGCGGGTCAATCATGTCGGTGAGATCTGCGCCCAGGCCCTCTACCAGGGGCAGGCGATGATGTCCCGCGACCCTGTCATCCGTGACGCGCTGCGCCAGGCTTCACAGGAAGAAACCGAGCACCTGGCGTGGACCGAGCGTCGGATCGCCGATCTGGGTGGGCGCAAGAGCCTGCTCAATCCCCTGTGGTACGGCGGCGCACTGTGCCTGGGAGTGCTTGCCGGGCGCTTCGGCGAGCGCCTGAACCTGGGTTTTCTGGCCGAAACCGAGCGTCAGGTCGAGCAACACCTGAAGGGGCACCTGGATACCTTGCCTGCCGGCGATCTGCGTTCGCGCGCGATCGTCGAGCAGATGAAGGCAGACGAGGCCGAGCACGCCGACACGGCAGTCAGGCTTGGGGCGCACGAGCTTCCAGCGCCTGCGAAGGCCGCTATGCGGCTGGGGGCGAAGCTGATGACAACGCTGGCCTACCGCATCTGA
- a CDS encoding DUF3501 family protein, with translation MMIERDSLLSLEAYARQRAEFRARVMAHKKNRALAVGSHVTLLFEDELTIRYQVQEMLRIERIFEEAGIADELAAYNPLVPDGQNWKATMMIEFPEETERKRWLARLIGIEDRVWVQVAGFDPVFAIADEDLGRENDEKTSSVHFLRFELGPHRVWALKSGAVLAVGIDHPAYSAVVDPVPEAVRLSLCGELHA, from the coding sequence ATGATGATCGAGCGCGACAGCCTGCTGAGTCTGGAGGCGTACGCCCGCCAGCGTGCCGAGTTTCGTGCCAGGGTGATGGCGCACAAGAAAAATCGTGCGCTCGCGGTCGGTTCGCATGTCACGCTGCTGTTCGAGGACGAACTGACGATCCGTTACCAAGTCCAGGAGATGCTGCGCATCGAGCGCATTTTCGAGGAGGCAGGTATCGCGGATGAGCTCGCCGCTTACAACCCGCTCGTGCCCGATGGCCAGAACTGGAAGGCGACGATGATGATCGAGTTTCCCGAGGAAACCGAACGCAAGCGCTGGCTGGCCCGTCTGATCGGCATCGAGGACCGTGTCTGGGTGCAGGTGGCGGGGTTCGATCCGGTGTTTGCCATTGCGGACGAGGATCTCGGACGCGAAAATGACGAGAAGACGTCTTCGGTGCATTTCCTGCGCTTCGAGCTCGGCCCGCACCGGGTCTGGGCGCTGAAGAGCGGTGCGGTGCTGGCTGTCGGCATCGACCATCCGGCCTATTCGGCAGTGGTCGATCCGGTGCCGGAGGCGGTTCGGCTTTCGCTCTGTGGAGAATTGCACGCTTGA